A single Perca flavescens isolate YP-PL-M2 chromosome 2, PFLA_1.0, whole genome shotgun sequence DNA region contains:
- the pcyt2 gene encoding ethanolamine-phosphate cytidylyltransferase, which translates to MIKNGHHATSDQQDDAGRKPGGSVCSPEKRKRVVRLWCDGCYDMVHYGHSNQLRQAKAMGDYLIVGVHTDAEISKHKGPPVFTQEERYKMVRAIKWVDEMVEGAPYVTTLETLDKYNCDFCVHGDDITLTVDGKDTYEEVKREGRYRECKRTQGVSTTDLVGRMLLMTKAHHSNMDNPDYQQHTDNFGKGPKGHSPWTGVSQFLQTSQKIIQFASGKEPQPGDTIIYVAGAFDLFHIGHVDFLEMVYKQAERPYVIVGLHFDQEVNRYKGKNYPIMNIHERTLSVLACRYVSEVVIGAPYAVGKDLLDHFKVDLVCHGKTEVFPDKDMSDPYAEPKKRGLFRTIDSGNNLTTDDIVQRIIENRLQFEARNQKKEAKEMAVIEAMKRKEQQELSEGADQEAH; encoded by the exons TTATGACATGGTTCACTACGGTCACTCCAACCAGCTGCGGCAGGCCAAAGCCATGGGAGATTACCTCATAGTTGGAGTGCACACAGATG CTGAGATTTCCAAGCACAAAGGTCCTCCGGTCTTCACTCAGGAAGAACGCTACAAGATGGTACGGGCCATCAAGTGGGTGGATGAGATGGTTGAAGGAGCGCCTTACGTCACCACCCTGGAGACTCTGGACAAGTACAACTGTGACTTTTGTGTGCACGGAG ATGACATCACGCTGACAGTAGATGGTAAGGACACATATGAAGAGGTGAAGCGTGAAGGCCGTTACCGGGAATGTAAACGCACACAGGGCGTCTCCACCACTGACCTGGTGGGACGAATGCTTCTCATGACCAAAGCCCATCATAGCAACATG GATAACCCAGATTATCAGCAGCATACAGACAACTTTGGAAAA GGCCCTAAAGGCCACAGTCCATGGACAGGAGTGTCACAATTCCTTCAGACTTCCCAGAAGATCATTCAGTTTGCTTCAGGAAAGGAACCTCAGCCCGGAGACACCATCATCTATGTGGCCGGGGCATTCGACCTCTTCC ACATTGGCCATGTTGACTTCTTAGAGATGGTCTATAAGCAGGCGGAGAGGCCCTACGTCATCGTTGGTCTGCACTTTGACCAG GAAGTGAATCGGTACAAGGGGAAGAACTATCCAATCATGAACATCCATGAGAGGACACTGAGTGTCCTGGCCTGTCGG TATGTGTCGGAGGTGGTGATTGGTGCTCCCTATGCAGTGGGCAAAGACCTGCTGGATCATTTTAAG GTGGACCTGGTGTGTCATGGCAAGACAGAGGTGTTTCCAGACAAGGATATGTCAGACCCCTACGCT GAGCCAAAGAAGAGGGGGCTATTCAGGACCATCGATAGTGGGAACAATCTCACCACCGATGACATTGTCCAGAGAATCATTGAAAACAG GCTGCAGTTTGAAGCCAGGAACCAGAAGAAGGAAGCCAAGGAGATGGCAGTGATCGAGGCGATGAAGAGGAAAGAGCAGCAGGAGTTGAGTGAAGGTGCAGACCAGGAAGCTCACTAG